One stretch of Brachyhypopomus gauderio isolate BG-103 chromosome 8, BGAUD_0.2, whole genome shotgun sequence DNA includes these proteins:
- the sumo3a gene encoding small ubiquitin-related modifier 3-like, protein MSEDKPKEGVKTENDHINLKVAGQDGSVVQFKIKRHTPLSKLMKAYCERQGLSIRQIRFRFDGQPINETDTPAQLEMEDEDTIDVFQQQTGGSG, encoded by the exons GAGGGAGTGAAGACCGAGAACGACCATATCAACCTGAAAGTGGCGGGACAGGATGGCTCGGTGGTCCAGTTCAAAATCAAAAGGCACACGCCCCTCAGCAAATTAATGAAAGCGTACTGCgaaagacag GGATTGTCAATAAGACAGATTAGGTTTAGGTTTGATGGACAGCCAATAAATGAAACAGATACACCCGCACAG CTGGAGATGGAGGATGAGGACACTATCGATGTATTTCAGCAACAAACGGGCGGTTCTGGCTAA
- the abcc6a gene encoding multidrug resistance-associated protein 1, whose protein sequence is MDSFCSLSGLDPLWDWNQTWYTHSPELSDCFQHTVLVWAPCVYLWVCAPFYFLHLYCNGRHPLPLSPLCSAKLLLGFFLASFGFVEFFYILLERNQELHRHLIFLLSPVIRSLTVVLAMAIIQWERLRGCRSSVVLFFYWLLGVVCSLLPLQANIQLAVEQGLSPDVVHYLAVFSCFGLQLAQVVLSCFSDQPPPGKPVLKNSCPVQDASFLSKVLFWWFSGLVIKGYRTPLQAEDLWSLREEDTSEKIISDLEEEWTAACTKLQREEQHLGRAGALGARLPEQAQLLRKLQKEQSSGFCLLRTLARHFGPYFLSGTLCLVVHDAFMFSIPQVLSLLLGFISDPDAPVWRGYLYASLMFLLSCLQSIFNHQYMYRCFTVGMRVKTAVMGLVYRKSLVITSAARRTCTVGEIVNLVSADTQKLMDVVVYFNAVWLAPVEIALCLYFLWQLLGPSALAGITTVILIFPLNGFIAKKRSKLQEIQMKYMDGRIKLMNEILNGIKILKFYAWEKAFLEQVLGYREKELRALKKSQILYSISIASFSSSSFLIAFAMFGVYVLIDEKHVLDAQKVFVSMALINILKTPLSQLPFAMSTTMQAVVSLKRLGKFLCQEELKPDSVSRAPFKQDEDSVVIENGTFSWTKDGPPCLKRISVKVPRGTLVAVVGHVGSGKSSLLSSVLGETEKRNGSVSVKGSVAYVPQQAWIQNATVQDNILFGRDKKKTWYQRVLEACALLPDLDILPAGDATEIGEKGLNLSGGQKQRVSLARALYRKADIYLLDDPLSAVDAHVGQHIFEKVIGPKGVLRDKTRVLATHGMSFLHHADLILVLGDGAITESGSYQELMGRDGAFADFVRTFAGSERKECSIPRGSRKSCSRLSMTDFMPFSRDLSQEQLIGGDTNSVTMQNMEPDVEPEQVQEDLGKLTEADKARIGRVKLELYVEYFRTIGMALILPILFLYTFQQAASLAYSYWLSLWADEPVVNGTQLNTDVKLGVYGALGLAQGIAIFGTTVAISIGGIIASRQLHLELLRNVLHSPMSFFEATPSGNLLNRFAKEIDAIDCMIPDGLKMMLGYVFKLMEVCIIVLLATPFTAVIIIPLALLYAFVQSFYVATSCQLRRLESVSRSPIYTHFNESVQGASVIRAFGEQPRFILQANQRVDHNQTSYFPRFVATRWLAVNLEFLGNGIVLSAAILSVMGKDTLSPGIVGLAISHSLQVTGILSWIVRSWTDVENNIVSVERVKEYADTPKEAEWTIESSSLSPAWPQMGTIEFCNYGLQYRKGLELALKGISLHIHKREKVGIVGRTGAGKSSLALGIFRILEAAKGEIYIDGVNIAELGLHDLRSRITIIPQDPVLFSGSLRMNLDPFDAYSDEEVWNALELAHLKNFVSGLPDKLNYECSEGGENLSLGQRQLVCLSRALLRKTRILVLDEATAAVDLETDALIQSTIRSQFEDCAVLTIAHRLNTIMDYNKVIVMDKGHIAEMDSPANLIAQRGQFYRMCREAGLV, encoded by the exons TCCACCTGTATTGTAACGGACGccacccactccccctctcgCCGCTCTGCAGTGCCAAGCTG CTGCTGGGGTTCTTCCTGGCATCTTTTGGCTTCGTGGAATTCTTCTACATCCTGCTGGAGCGGAACCAAGAGCTTCATCGccacctcatcttcctcctgagTCCCGTCATACGCAGCCTCACAGTG GTGTTGGCCATGGCCATTATTCAGTGGGAGCGGTTGCGCGGTTGCCGTTCGTCCGTCGTGCTCTTCTTCTACTGGTTGCTGGGcgtggtgtgttctctcctgccCCTGCAGGCCAACATCCAGCTGGCAGTCGAACAG GGTCTCTCCCCAGACGTCGTCCACTACTTGGCCGTCTTCTCTTGCTTTGGTCTCCAGCTGGCCCAGGTCGTCCTCAGCTGCTTCTCAGACCAGCCACCTCCCGGTAAACCTGTTCTCAAG AATTCATGCCCGGTTCAGGATGCATCGTTTCTGTCTAAGGTTCTGTTCTGGTGGTTCAGCGG GTTGGTTATTAAAGGATACCGCACGCCACTGCAAGCTGAAGACCTGTGGAGCCTGCGAGAAGAGGACACGTCGGAGAAGATCATCTCAGATCTGGAAGAGGAATGGACAGCAGCCTGCACCAAACTGCAGCG GGAGGAGCAGCACTTGGGCAGGGCCGGGGCGCTGGGGGCCCGTCTGCCCGAGCAGGCCCAGCTCCTGAGGAAACTTCAGAAGGAACAGAGCTCAGGTTTCTGCCTGCTGAGGACGTTGGCGCGTCATTTCGGGCCCTACTTCCTGTCAGGGACGCTGTGTCTCGTCGTCCACGACGCCTTCATGTTCTCTATCCCACAAGTCCTCAG TCTGCTGTTGGGCTTCATAAGCGACCCCGACGCCCCGGTGTGGAGGGGGTATCTCTACGCATCCCTCATGTTCCTGCTCTCCTGCCTGCAGTCTATCTTCAACCACCAGTACATGTACAGATGCTTCACCGTGGGCATGAGGGTCAAGACGGCCGTCATGGGACTAGTCTACCGCAAG TCTCTGGTGATAACCAGTGCGGCACGCAGGACGTGTACGGTGGGGGAGATAGTCAACCTGGTGTCGGCCGACACTCAGAAGCTCATGGACGTGGTGGTGTACTTCAATGCCGTGTGGCTCGCCCCCGTGGAGATCGCCCTCTGCCTCTACTTCCTCTGGCAG CTCCTGGGTCCCTCTGCTCTGGCCGGCATCACCACCGTGATCCTCATCTTCCCTCTAAATGGATTTATTGCCAAGAAGAGGAGCAAATTACAG GAGATCCAGATGAAGTACATGGATGGCCGAATCAAGCTGATGAACGAGATCCTCAATGGCATCAAAATCCTGAAGTTCTACGCCTGGGAGAAAGCGTTCCTTGAGCAGGTGCTGGGCTACAGAGAAAAAGAGCTCAGAGCTCTGAAGAAATCCCAGATCCTCTACTCCATCTCCATCGCCTCCTTCAGCTCCTCTTCCTTCCTG ATCGCTTTCGCCATGTTCGGAGTGTACGTGCTCATTGACGAGAAACACGTGCTGGATGCGCAGAAGGTCTTCGTGTCGATGGCGCTCATCAACATCTTGAAGACCCCTCTGAGTCAGCTTCCCTTTGCCATGAGCACCACGATGCAG GCCGTTGTGTCGCTGAAGCGTTTGGGCAAGTTCCTATGCCAGGAAGAGCTAAAACCAGACAGCGTGTCCAGGGCTCCGTTCAAACAGG ATGAAGATAGTGTGGTGATTGAGAATGGGACTTTCAGTTGGACCAAAGATGGCCCTCCTTGTCTGAAGAG GATCAGCGTGAAGGTTCCTCGCGGCACTCTGGTTGCAGTGGTCGGCCATGTTGGGAGTGGCAAATCGTCACTGCTGTCCTCAGTGCTCGGGGAGACTGAGAAGAGGAACGGCAGTGTTTCTGTGAAG GGCTCCGTGGCCTACGTTCCCCAGCAGGCCTGGATCCAGAATGCCACGGTGCAGGACAACATCCTGTTCGGGCGGGACAAGAAGAAGACCTGGTACCAGCGAGTGCTGGAGGCCTGTGCGCTGCTGCCTGATCTAGACATCCTACCAGCAGGGGACGCCACTGAGATCGGCGAGAAG GGTCTGAACCTGTCGGGTGGACAGAAGCAGAGGGTTAGCCTGGCCCGGGCCCTCTACAGGAAAGCTGACATCTATCTGCTGGATGAccctctctctgctgtggacgcCCACGTGGGTCAACACATCTTTGAGAAGGTCATTGGCCCAAAGGGCGTGCTGAGAGATAAG ACGCGTGTGCTAGCAACACATGGGATGAGCTTCCTGCACCACGCCGACCTCATCCTGGTCCTGGGCGACGGCGCCATCACAGAGAGCGGCTCGTACCAGGAGCTGATGGGTCGCGACGGGGCCTTCGCCGACTTCGTCCGCACCTTCGCCGGCTCTGAGAGGAAGGAATGCTCCATCCCCAGAG GCTCCAGGAAGTCCTGCTCAAGACTCAGCATGACTGACTTTATGCCCttctccagagatctctctCAGGAGCAACTCATCGG TGGTGATACAAACAGCGTCACCATGCAGAACATGGAGCCTGACGTAGAGCCGGAGCAGGTCCAGGAGGACCTGGGCAAGCTGACGGAGGCAGACAAAGCTCGGATAGgcagg gtGAAACTGGAGCTGTATGTGGAGTATTTCCGCACCATCGGCATGGCCCTCATCCTTcccatcctcttcctctacaCCTTCCAGCAGGCCGCCTCCCTGGCCTACAGCTATTGGCTGAGCTTGTGGGCCGACGAACCCGTCGTCAACGGCACCCAGCTCAACACCGATGTGAAGCTTGGGGTGTACGGGGCCCTTGGCTTAGCACAAG GCATAGCCATTTTTGGCACCACCGTGGCCATCTCCATCGGGGGCATCATCGCTTCACGTCAGCTCCACCTGGAGCTCCTGAGGAACGTGCTCCACTCTCCCATGTCCTTCTTCGAGGCCACGCCCAGCGGCAATCTGCTGAACCGCTTCGCCAAGGAGATCGACGCCATCGACTGCATGATCCCCGACGGCCTGAAGATGATGCTGGGATACGTGTTCAAGCTGATGGAGGTGTGCATCATCGTGCTGCTGGCCACGCCCTTCACCGCCGTCATCATCATCCCTCTGGCGCTGCTCTATGCCTTCGTGCAG agcTTCTACGTGGCGACTTCCTGTCAGCTGCGTCGGCTGGAGTCAGTGAGCCGCTCACCCATCTACACCCACTTTAACGAGTCGGTACAGGGTGCCAGTGTCATCCGGGCCTTCGGTGAGCAGCCACGCTTCATCCTGCAGGCCAATCAGAGGGTGGACCACAACCAGACCTCCTATTTTCCTCGCTTCGTGGCCACCAG GTGGCTTGCGGTGAACCTGGAGTTCCTGGGTAACGGCATTGTTCTCTCTGCTGCCATCCTGTCTGTGATGGGGAAAGACACTCTGAGCCCGGGGATTGTCGGCTTGGCCATCTCTCACTCCCTTCAG GTGACAGGAATTCTCAGCTGGATCGTTAGGTCATGGACAGACGTGGAGAACAACATAGTGTCGGTGGAGAGGGTGAAGGAGTATGCGGACACGCCCAAAGAG GCTGAATGGACCATAGAGAGCAGCTCCCTCTCCCCTGCATGGCCTCAGATGGGTACCATAGAGTTCTGCAACTATGGCCTGCAGTACCGTAAAGGCCTGGAGTTGGCGTTGAAGGGCATCTCCCTGCACATTCACAAACGGGAGAAG GTTGGGATCGTGGGAAGGACTGGAGCAGGGAAGTCTTCACTGGCTCTCGGGATCTTCCGGATCTTAGAAGCAGCTAAAGGAGAGATTTATATAGACGGCGTCAACATCGCTGAGCTCGGCCTTCATGATCTGAGATCCCGCATCACGATCATTCCACAG GATCCCGTGCTGTTCTCTGGATCCCTGCGTATGAATCTGGACCCTTTTGACGCCTACTCTGACGAGGAGGTGTGGAACGCCTTAGAACTTGCTCACCTGAAGAACTTTGTTTCCGGTCTGCCTGACAAACTCAACTACGAGTGCTCAGAAGGAGGGGAGAACCTCAG TCTTGGGCAGAGGCAGCTCGTTTGCCTGTCAAGGGCTCTCCTCCGTAAGACCCGAATCCTGGTTCTAGACGAGGCCACGGCGGCCGTGGACCTGGAGACAGACGCCCTGATCCAGTCCACCATCCGCAGTCAGTTCGAGGACTGTGCCGTCCTCACCATCGCCCACCGCCTCAACACCATCATGGACTACAACAA GGTTATTGTAATGGACAAAGGACACATAGCAGAGATGGACTCCCCTGCTAACCTTATTGCACAGAGAGGCCAATTTTACCGCATGTGCAGAGAAGCTGGGTTGGTGTAA